The Blattabacterium sp. DPU genome includes a window with the following:
- the rpmF gene encoding 50S ribosomal protein L32, which translates to MAHPKRRQSKSRKNKRRSHLKIKEPLLTKCILTNQKHLYHHAYWHENKLYYRGKIVYDRNKKRI; encoded by the coding sequence ATGGCCCATCCCAAAAGAAGACAATCAAAATCTAGAAAAAATAAGAGAAGAAGTCATCTGAAAATAAAAGAACCTTTATTAACAAAATGTATTTTAACAAATCAAAAACATTTATATCATCATGCATACTGGCATGAAAATAAACTTTATTATAGAGGTAAAATTGTATATGATCGAAATAAAAAAAGAATATAA
- the accB gene encoding acetyl-CoA carboxylase biotin carboxyl carrier protein, which translates to MDLKKIKSLIQFISDSNIDEIKIKMGNTEIYMKNRTFIKNEKRSWNPPYPTQISSSSSSSISDFYDKFYKTEEKNKNKYLTIKSPMIGTFYRKPHPDQEPFVKIGDKIKIGTKVCVIEAMKLFNDIESEVEGKLIKVLVEDASPVDYDQPLFLLDPNY; encoded by the coding sequence ATGGATTTAAAAAAAATTAAATCATTGATTCAGTTTATTTCGGATTCTAATATTGATGAGATCAAGATAAAAATGGGAAATACTGAAATTTACATGAAAAATAGAACATTTATAAAAAACGAAAAACGTTCATGGAATCCTCCTTATCCTACTCAAATATCTTCATCATCATCTTCTTCAATTTCGGATTTTTATGATAAATTTTATAAAACAGAAGAAAAAAACAAAAATAAATATTTAACCATAAAGTCTCCTATGATTGGAACATTTTATAGAAAACCTCATCCAGATCAAGAACCTTTTGTAAAAATAGGAGATAAAATAAAAATAGGAACAAAAGTTTGTGTAATCGAAGCAATGAAATTATTTAACGACATAGAATCTGAAGTAGAAGGAAAACTGATTAAAGTTTTAGTGGAAGATGCTTCTCCTGTTGATTATGATCAACCTTTATTTCTTTTAGATCCTAACTATTAA
- the proS gene encoding proline--tRNA ligase encodes MSQLTKRSENYSKWYNEIVVKSGLAEFSGIRGFMIIKPYGYSLWDRMKTILDKMLQMTGHKNVYFPLLIPKSTFSKQKEHTEIFSEGCAVVTHSRFKKYKEQEKLIVDPESKLPEELVIRPTSESIIWKTYKRWIQSYRDLPILFNQWGNALRWEMRTRLFLRTTEFLWQEGHTAHSTKKEAIEETIKILNIYTDFSEKFMAIPVLQGIKPYMDKFSGSEKTYCIEALMQDGKALQIGTSHFLGQNFSKAFDVKFTNHNGKKEYVWSTSWGVSTRLIGGLIMSHSDDKGLILPPKIAPIQIVIIPIYPKNKDNIVNEISIKILNILKNKGIKVKYDNRITFTPGWKFHEYEMKGIPIRISIGKNEIQNEKVEIFRRDTCEKTYLSWIDLKNSIPKLLDEIQKNIYQKAFQRTQKLIIKLDHYNDFKNQINHSGGFIYAHWDGTKNTGKKIQEETEATIRCIPIYNEQEKGKCIYSGNPSLQRVVFSKSY; translated from the coding sequence ATGAGTCAATTAACTAAACGTAGTGAAAATTACTCGAAATGGTACAATGAAATTGTTGTTAAATCCGGTTTAGCAGAATTTTCCGGAATACGCGGTTTTATGATAATTAAACCATATGGATACTCTTTATGGGATAGAATGAAAACAATACTAGATAAAATGTTACAAATGACTGGACATAAAAATGTTTATTTTCCTTTACTGATCCCAAAATCTACTTTTTCAAAACAAAAAGAACATACTGAAATTTTTTCTGAGGGATGTGCAGTGGTTACACATTCTAGATTTAAAAAATATAAAGAACAAGAAAAATTAATCGTTGATCCTGAATCAAAATTGCCAGAAGAATTAGTAATTAGACCTACTTCAGAAAGTATTATATGGAAAACTTATAAACGTTGGATTCAATCTTATAGAGATTTACCTATTTTGTTTAATCAATGGGGAAATGCACTAAGATGGGAAATGCGAACACGTTTATTTCTTAGGACTACTGAATTTTTATGGCAAGAAGGACATACTGCTCATTCTACAAAAAAAGAAGCAATAGAAGAAACTATAAAAATATTAAACATTTATACCGATTTTTCAGAAAAGTTTATGGCTATTCCTGTATTACAAGGAATAAAACCATATATGGACAAATTTTCGGGTTCAGAAAAAACATATTGCATCGAAGCGCTGATGCAAGATGGAAAAGCATTACAAATTGGTACTTCACATTTTTTAGGACAAAATTTTTCGAAAGCTTTTGATGTAAAATTTACTAATCATAACGGAAAAAAAGAATATGTATGGTCTACTTCATGGGGCGTATCTACTAGATTAATAGGTGGATTAATCATGTCTCATTCTGATGATAAAGGATTAATTTTGCCTCCAAAAATAGCTCCTATACAAATTGTTATTATTCCTATTTATCCTAAAAATAAGGATAATATTGTTAATGAAATATCTATAAAAATTTTAAATATATTAAAAAATAAAGGAATAAAAGTTAAATATGATAATAGAATTACATTTACTCCTGGATGGAAATTTCATGAATATGAAATGAAAGGAATTCCTATACGAATTAGTATAGGAAAAAATGAAATCCAAAATGAAAAAGTAGAAATTTTTAGAAGAGATACATGTGAAAAAACGTATTTATCTTGGATCGATTTGAAAAATTCAATACCAAAATTACTAGATGAAATACAAAAAAATATTTATCAAAAAGCTTTTCAACGAACTCAAAAATTAATCATTAAATTAGATCATTATAATGATTTTAAAAATCAAATAAATCATTCAGGAGGATTTATTTATGCTCATTGGGATGGAACAAAAAATACAGGAAAAAAAATTCAAGAAGAAACAGAAGCAACTATCCGTTGTATTCCTATATATAATGAACAAGAAAAAGGAAAATGTATTTATTCTGGAAATCCCTCTTTGCAAAGGGTAGTTTTTTCTAAATCTTATTGA